One Pyxicephalus adspersus chromosome 3, UCB_Pads_2.0, whole genome shotgun sequence genomic window carries:
- the ABCA1 gene encoding phospholipid-transporting ATPase ABCA1 isoform X4, giving the protein MTYCTQLGLLLWKNFTYRRRQTLQLLVEVAWPLFIFFILISVRLSYPPYEQHECHFPNKAMPSAGTLPWVQGIICNSNNPCFRYPTPGESPGVVGNFNRSIVSRLFSDARKLLLYSHKDTSGKDLHKFLTSLHRFRGTGLKLRECLMDNEKFTTFLQQNISMPPIVVEEIMNADLKLEQVLLSGFQIRLKDLCNNSRLTEYVTIHNEEVAKFSQTVLCALPEDKLNLLEHEFRSNIDLLKPFTKEMTSRSFPVLREVTDNLLHSLGQLAKEVITMRSWADMRQEVMFLTSVNSTASPNSLYQAVSRIVCGHPEGGGLKIKSLNWYEDNNYKALFGGGEGGENGTEEESTAVYDNSTTPYCNDLMMTLESSPLYRMIWRALKPLLVGKILYTPSTPATRLLMSEVNKTFQELSVFRDLGAMWEEVRPQIKTFLESSKEMDLVRTLLTNKGSKQFLDHQLNSTGWTSEDISRFLAKEVAEAQDGSGTTYTWREALNETDRVVLTMSRFMECVNLDKLEAADTEEILVDKSMELLNERKFWAGIVFVDLPDNDTVLPQHIKYKIRMDIDNVERTNKIKDGYWDPGPRADPFEDMRYIWGGFTYLQDVIEQAIIRIQTGTEKRTGVYVQQMPYPCYVDDVFLRVMSRSLPLFMTLAWIYSVAVIIKGIVYEKEARLKETMRIMGLDSGILWLSWFISSLIPLLMSAGLLVLILKVGNLLPYSDPGVVFVFLSMFGIVTISQCFLISTIFSRANLAAACGGIIYFTLYLPFVLCVAWQDYIGFPLKIFASFLSPVAFGFGCEVFALFEEQGVGVQWGNLLDSPLHEDGYSLTTSSFLMLFDTLLYGVMTWYIEAVFPGQYGIPRVWYFPFTKSYWCGEKPKENFHHPSLQKGSSEVLMEEEPAHLSLGVSIQNLVKIYRNGKKVAVDGLSLSFYEGQITSFLGHNGAGKTTTMSILTGLFPPTSGTAYIMGKDIRTELNSIRQNLGVCPQHNVLFDMLTVEEHIWFYARLKGLSEEKVKAEMEQMVKDVGLPNKKKSKTSQLSGGMQRKLSVALAFVGGSKVVILDEPTAGVDPYSRRGIWELLLKYRQGRTIILSTHHMDEADILGDRIAIISQGKLCCVGSSLFLKNQLGTGYYLTLVKRDTDSSLSSCRNSSSTMSYLKKEDSVSQSSSDAGLGSDHESDTLTIDVSAISNLINKHVPEARLVEDIGHELTYVLPYEAAKEGAFVELFHEIDDRLFDLGISSYGISDTTLEEIFLKVAEDTGVDAETSDGTLPARRKRYAFGDHQSCLRPFTEDDNFDTNDSDMDPESRETDYLSGIDGKGSYQMKSWSLMRQQFTALLWKRLLYAKRSKKGFFAQIVLPAVFVLIALLFSLIVPPFGKYPSLELQPWMYDEQYTFLSNDAPEDPGTQDLLKALLEKPGFGTACMDGYSVPGVSCSGEDNEWRTEFVPQSVEDLFLYGNWTMENPSPACECSNENTKKMLPVCPPGAGGLPPFQKVQNTSDVLQNLTGRNISDYLVKTYAQIIGKSLKNRMWVNEFRYGGFSLGASSSPALPPSEEVLASIKHIKRRLDLARNGAANRFLDSFGIFMKGLDAKDNVKVWFNNKGWHAITAFLNVMNNAILRSKLPEGTDPAKYGITAFNHPLNLTKEQLSEVALMTTSVDVLVSICVIFAMSFVPASFVVFLIQERVSKAKHLQCISGVKPVIYWLANFVWDMCNYIVPATLVIIIFVCFQQDSYVSSSNLPVLALLLLLYGWSITPLMYPASFLFKIPSTAYVVLTSVNLFIGINGSVATFVLELFTSNKLSNINEILKSVLLIFPHFCLGRGLIDMVKNQAMADALERFGENRFVSPMSWDLVGRNLFAMAVQGLVFFIITLLIQYRFFIKPRPVTAKLPPLIDEDDDVARERQRIINEGGRSDILEIKALTKVYRTKRKPAVDRLCVGIPPGECFGLLGVNGAGKTTTFKMLTGDTDVTAGEAFLKGHSILSNMQDVHQNMGYCPQFDAINELLTGREHLELYALLRGVPEKEVCKVAEWAIRKLGLVKYSEKCAGAYSGGNKRKLSTAIALIGGPPVVFLDEPTTGMDPKARRFLWNCALSVIKEGRSVVLTSHSMEECEALCTRMAIMVNGRFRCLGSVQHLKNKFGDGYTIVVRIAGSNPDLKPVEDFFSHAFPGSVLKEKHRGMLQYQLRSSQSSLARIFSILSKNKKKLHIEDYSVSQTTLDQVFVNFAKDQSDDDHLKDLSLHKNQTVVDMSVLTSFLQDEKVKESYV; this is encoded by the exons GTCATTTTCCAAACAAGGCAATGCCATCTGCCGGGACATTGCCATGGGTGCAAGGTATTATATGTAACTCCAACAACCCGTGTTTCCGGTACCCAACACCAGGGGAGTCACCAGGTGTGGTTGGCAACTTCAATAGGTCAAT AGTTTCTCGCTTGTTCTCTGATGCACGGAAATTGCTGCTATACAGTCACAAAGACACAAGTGGGAAGGACTTGCACAAATTCTTGACAAGTTTACATAGGTTTAGGGGCACAG GCTTAAAGCTTAGGGAATGTTTAATGGATAATGAGAAGTTTACTACCTTTCTTCAGCAAAATATAAGCATGCCTCCCATTGTAGTAGAGGAGATAATGAATGCAGACCTCAAACTGGAACAG GTTTTATTGTCTGGATTTCAAATACGGTTGAAGGATTTGTGCAATAACTCTAGGCTAACAGAATATGTCACAATACACAATGAAGAAGTTGCAAAATTTAGCCAGACAGTACTCTGTGCTCTTCCAGAGGACAAACTCAACCTGCTGGAACATGAGTTCCGTTCCAATATTgatcttttaaagccttttacg AAAGAAATGACATCCAGATCTTTCCCTGTGCTGAGAGAGGTTACAGATAACTTGCTGCACAGCCTGGGTCAACTTGCCAAAGAG GTTATAACTATGAGAAGTTGGGCAGACATGAGGCAGGAAGTCATGTTCCTGACCAGTGTGAATTCCACAGCCTCACCAAACTCTTTATACCAAGCGGTCTCACGTATTGTGTGTGGCCATCCTGAAGGAGGAGGACTGAAGATCAAGTCCCTCAACTGGTATGAAGACAATAACTACAAGGCACTGTTTGGAGGCGGTGAAGGAGGAGAAAATGGCACAGAGGAAGAGTCAACAGCTGTCTATGACAACTCCACAA CCCCCTATTGTAATGACCTGATGATGACTTTGGAGTCCAGCCCACTATACAGAATGATCTGGAGAGCACTGAAGCCGTTACTTGTTGGTAAAATCCTCTATACACCAAGCACCCCAGCCACACGCTTGTTAATGTCAGAG GTCAACAAAACTTTTCAGGAGTTGAGTGTGTTTCGGGATCTTGGAGCAATGTGGGAGGAGGTTCGGCCACAGATTAAAACATTTCTAGAAAGCAGCAAGGAAATGGATCTTGTTAGG ACTCTGTTAACCAATAAAGGGAGCAAACAGTTCTTAGATCACCAACTAAATTCAACAGGATGGACATCAGAGGACATCTCTAGGTTCTTGGCCAAAGAAGTAGCAGAAGCTCAGGACGGGAGTGGAACCACTTACACCTGGAGAGAAGCTCTAAATGAGACAGACCGCGTTGTACTAACCATGTCCCGCTTCATGGAG tGTGTCAACTTGGACAAGTTGGAAGCAGCGGATACTGAGGAGATACTTGTTGATAAGTCCATGGAACTTTTGAATGAGAGAAAGTTTTGGGCAGGCATTGTCTTTGTGGACCTGCCTGATAATGACACAGTGTTGCCCCAACATATCAAGTATAAAATCCGCATGGATATAGACAATGTGGAAAGAACCAACAAGATTAAGGATGG CTATTGGGATCCAGGTCCTCGTGCCGATCCATTTGAAGACATGCGTTACATCTGGGGAGGGTTTACATACCTGCAAGATGTTATTGAACAAGCCATCATCAGAATACAAACTGGAACAGAGAAGAGGACAGGAGTCTATGTCCAGCAAATGCCCTACCCATGTTATGTGGATGACGT atttcttcGTGTTATGAGTCGTTCACTGCCTTTGTTTATGACCTTAGCCTGGATCTATTCTGTAGCTGTAATCATCAAGGGCATTGTTTATGAGAAAGAAGCTCGTCTCAAAGAAACCATGAGAATTATGGGTCTTGACAGCGGAATCCTATGGCTGAGTTGGTTTATTAGTAGTTTAATTCCTCTTCTAATGAGCGCTGGCTTGTTGGTACTGATCTTGAAG GTGGGAAACCTTCTACCCTACAGTGATCCAGGTGTGGTCTTCGTCTTCCTGTCTATGTTTGGAATAGTGACCATATCACAATGCTTTTTGATCAGCACCATTTTTTCAAGAGCCAACTTGGCAGCAGCTTGTGGTGGCATCATCTACTTTACCCTTTACTTGCCTTTTGTTCTGTGTGTAGCTTGGCAAGACTACATTGGATTCCCACTAAAGATTTTTGCT AGCTTTTTGTCACCTGTGGCTTTTGGGTTTGGCTGTGAAGTCTTTGCCCTCTTTGAAGAACAAGGTGTTGGGGTGCAGTGGGGTAATCTTTTGGACAGTCCTCTCCACGAAGATGGGTACAGTCTCACCACCTCTAGCTTCCTGATGCTTTTTGATACACTTTTGTATGGAGTAATGACTTGGTATATTGAAGCTGTCTTTCCAG GCCAGTATGGAATACCTAGAGTTTGGTACTTCCCGTTTACAAAATCCTATTGGTGTGGAGAGAAACCTAAGGAGAACTTTCACCACCCATCCTTACAAAAAGGATCATCTGAAG TTCTCATGGAAGAAGAGCCTGCTCACCTTTCTTTAGGAGTCTCCATCCAGAACCTGGTGAAGATTTATCGTAATGGTAAAAAGGTGGCAGTGGATGGCCTATCATTAAGCTTCTACGAAGGACAGATCACTTCCTTTTTGGGACACAATGGAGCAGGAAAAACTACAACAAT GTCTATATTGACTGGGTTGTTCCCACCAACCTCTGGCACAGCTTACATAATGGGAAAAGACATTCGCACAGAGCTCAATTCTATTAGACAGAACTTAGGAGTTTGTCCTCAGCATAATGTACTCTTTGATAT GCTCACTGTTGAAGAGCACATCTGGTTTTATGCACGACTGAAAGGACTCTCAGAAGAAAAGGTAAAAGCAGAAATGGAACAGATGGTTAAGGACGTTGGCCTTCccaataagaaaaaaagcaagaCAAGTCAGCTGTCAG GAGGTATGCAAAGAAAGCTGTCGGTAGCCTTGGCCTTTGTGGGCGGATCAAAGGTTGTCATTCTCGATGAGCCCACAGCTGGAGTTGACCCATATTCACGTAGAGGTATCTGGGAGCTGCTTCTTAAATACAGACAAG GGAGGACAATTATCCTGTCCACACATCACATGGATGAAGCAGACATCCTCGGTGACCGGATTGCTATAATATCCCAAGGAAAACTGTGTTGTGTTGGCTCATCTCTTTTCCTAAAGAACCAACTGGGAACTGGCTACTACCTTACACTGGTGAAGAGGGACACTGACTCTTCCCTAAGCTCTTGCAGGAATAGCAGCAGTACAATGTCCTATCTGAAAAAG GAGGATAGCGTCTCCCAGAGTAGCTCAGATGCGGGCCTGGGCAGTGACCACGAAAGTGACACACTTACAATAG ATGTCTCTGCGATTTCAAACCTCATTAACAAACATGTACCTGAAGCACGGCTTGTGGAGGATATCGGACACGAGCTTACCTATGTCCTGCCTTATGAAGCTGCCAAGGAAGGAGCATTTGTGGAACTTTTCCATGAAATAGATGACCGTCTCTTTGACCTTGGTATCTCCAGCTATGGAATATCAGACACCACCCTAGAAGAG ATCTTCCTGAAAGTAGCTGAGGATACCGGTGTGGATGCCGAAACATCAg ATGGTACACTCCCTGCAAGAAGAAAGAGATATGCATTTGGAGACCATCAAAGCTGTCTGAGACCTTTTACTGAGGATGACAATTTTGATACAAATGATTCCGACATGGACCCAg AATCCCGGGAGACAGATTATCTGAGTGGTATAGATGGGAAAGGCTCCTACCAGATGAAGAGCTGGAGTTTGATGAGGCAGCAGTTTACTGCCTTACTTTGGAAAAGGTTGCTCTATGCCAAGCGCagcaaaaaaggcttttttgCCCAG attgttctGCCAGCGGTGTTTGTACTCATTGCACTGTTGTTTAGCCTTATCGTACCACCATTTGGAAAATACCCCAGCCTGGAGCTTCAGCCTTGGATGTACGATGAACAGTATACTTTCTTAAG taATGATGCCCCGGAGGACCCTGGTACTCAGGATCTTTTGAAAGCTCTGCTTGAAAAGCCTGGATTTGGAACCGCATGCATGGATGGTTATTCTGTTCC GGGTGTCTCTTGCTCTGGTGAAGATAATGAATGGAGAACAGAGTTTGTACCTCAGTCTGTTGAGGACCTTTTTCTCTATGGAAACTGGACAATGGAAAACCCTTCACCAGCCTGTGAGTGCagcaatgaaaatacaaaaaagatgcTCCCTGTGTGTCCACCTGGGGCTGGTGGTCTGCCACCCTTTCAG AAAGTACAAAACACATCAGACGTTTTGCAGAATCTTACAGGCAGAAATATATCAGATTATCTGGTGAAGACTTATGCACAAATAATTGGAAAAAG TCTGAAGAACAGGATGTGGGTCAATGAGTTCAG GTACGGAGGTTTCTCCTTGGGAGCAAGCAGTTCCCCAGCACTTCCACCAAGTGAAGAAGTCCTTGCTTCCATCAAACACATCAAAAGACGCCTGGATCTAGCAAGG AATGGGGCAGCCAACCGATTCCTTGATAGCTTTGGGATCTTCATGAAAGGACTAGATGCAAAGGATAATGTAAAG GTGTGGTTTAACAACAAAGGCTGGCATGCTATTACAGCATTTCTGAACGTGATGAATAATGCCATCCTACGCTCCAAGCTACCTGAAGGAACAGATCCTGCCAAATATGGAATCACAGCTTTCAATCACCCTCTAAATCTTACTAAAGAGCAACTGTCTGAGGTTGCATT GATGACTACATCTGTCGATGTCTTGGTTTCCATCTGCGTCATATTCGCCATGTCCTTTGTGCCAGCCAGTTTTGTGGTTTTCCTGATCCAAGAGAGAGTGAGCAAGGCCAAGCACCTGCAGTGCATCAGTGGAGTTAAGCCAGTAATCTACTGGTTAGCCAACTTTGTGTGGGATATG TGTAATTACATAGTGCCAGCTACACTAGTCATTATAATATTCGTCTGCTTCCAACAAGACTCCTATGTATCGTCTTCCAATTTACCTGTATTGGCCCTTCTTCTTCTACTATATGG ATGGTCCATTACCCCGCTGATGTACCCAGCTTCCTTTTTGTTTAAGATCCCCAGTACAGCCTATGTTGTGTTGACTAGTGTTAATCTGTTCATTGGAATCAATGGAAGCGTGGCCACGTTTGTGTTGGAACTCTTCACCAGTAAT aaattgaGCAACATCAATGAAATTTTAAAGTCGGTGCTGCTGATATTCCCTCATTTCTGCTTGGGAAGAGGACTTATTGATATGGTGAAGAATCAGGCTATGGCTGATGCTCTTGAAAGATTTG GTGAAAACCGTTTTGTCTCCCCAATGTCCTGGGACCTGGTTGGGAGAAATCTCTTTGCTATGGCTGTGCAGGGATTGGTTTTCTTCATCATAACCTTGCTTATCCAATATCGTTTCTTCATTAAACCAAG ACCCGTGACTGCAAAGCTTCCTCCTTTAATTGATGAAGATGACGACGTGGCTAGGGAACGACAGAGGATAATAAATGAGGGGGGCCGGAGTGATATACTGGAAATCAAAGCATTAACTAAG GTCTATAGAACAAAGAGAAAGCCAGCTGTTGACAGACTGTGCGTGGGAATCCCTCCTGGAGAG TGCTTTGGCCTGCTGGGAGTTAATGGCGCTGGTAAAACCACTACTTTCAAGATGCTTACTGGAGATACTGATGTGACTGCTGGAGAAGCCTTCCTAAAGGGTCACAG CATTCTGTCCAACATGCAAGACGTCCATCAGAACATGGGCTACTGTCCTCAGTTTGATGCTATCAATGAGCTTCTAACAGGGAGAGAACACTTGGAGCTTTACGCTTTACTGCGTGGTGTGCCTGAAAAAGAGGTTTGCAAG GTTGCTGAATGGGCGATACGGAAGCTCGGACTAGTAAAATACTCTGAGAAATGTGCAGGGGCCTACAGTGGTGGGAACAAGCGCAAATTATCTACTGCCATTGCTTTAATTGGCGGACCACCAGTGGTGTTTTTG gatgaGCCAACTACAGGCATGGATCCTAAAGCAAGGCGCTTCTTATGGAACTGTGCCCTGAGTGTCATAAAGGAAGGACGATCAGTTGTACTCACATCTCACAG TATGGAAGAATGTGAAGCTCTCTGTACAAGAATGGCTATTATGGTTAATGGGAGGTTTAGATGTCTGGGAAGTGTACAACATCTCAAGAACAA GTTTGGGGATGGGTACACGATTGTTGTACGGATAGCAGGATCAAATCCTGATCTAAAACCTGTGGAGGATTTCTTCAGCCATGCCTTCCCAGGAAGTGTGTTAAAGGAAAAACATCGAGGAATGCTGCAGTACCAACTGCGGTCCTCACAATCTTCCTTGGCTAGGATCTTCAGCATCCTTTccaagaacaagaaaaaacttCACATTGAAGATTATTCAGTCTCTCAAACCACTCTTGACCAA gTGTTTGTTAACTTTGCCAAGGACCAAAGTGATGATGATCATTTGAAGGACTTGTCATTACACAAAAACCAGACTGTTGTAGATATGTCGGTCCTGACATCATTTCTTCAGGACGAGAAGGTTAAAGAAAGCTACGTGTGA